Proteins encoded within one genomic window of Panacibacter microcysteis:
- a CDS encoding GMC family oxidoreductase, producing MGISVKKEAKKYDALIVGSGAGGGMAAYVLANAGLKVCLLEAGPMYDPAKDSNQLRNPWESPRRGASTKFRPFGDFDGCYWGWEIDGEPYTHAEGTQWEWWRARMLGGRTNHWGRISLRFGPKDFKRKSIDGLGDDWPISYDDVKPYYDKIDKMLGVFGTNEGLENDPDGFFLPPPKPRLHELFIKKAAGNIGVPVIPSRLSILTKKINNERGECFFCAQCGRSCKAYADFSSSSALVIPALKTGNLDVLPHAMVREVMTNKDGLATGVSYVNTLDMQEYQIEGRTVILAASACESARLLLNSKSARHQNGLANSSGVVGKYLHDSTGADMGGIIPELFDRKRYNEDGVGGMHVYTPWWLDNKKLDFPRGYHIEYGGGFGQPVYGFQWGIENLNGTYKVKGKQKEAGGYGASLKEDYRFFFGSHVGMAGRGEAIAFEHNLCEIDPNVVDKYGIPVLRFNVKPSEYEIKQAKHMKETFTEILHSMGAVITWGGDDGPENNYGLHAPGNIIHEAGTVRMGSDPRKSALNKWAQAHDCKNVFCVDGGQFVSQADKNITWTILALSMRTSEYIVDEMKKKNL from the coding sequence ATGGGCATTTCGGTAAAAAAAGAGGCGAAGAAGTATGATGCACTCATCGTAGGCTCTGGGGCCGGCGGTGGTATGGCAGCGTATGTATTGGCCAATGCAGGTTTGAAAGTATGTTTGCTCGAGGCGGGTCCTATGTACGACCCTGCAAAAGACTCTAACCAGTTAAGAAACCCGTGGGAATCTCCCCGCCGTGGTGCAAGTACAAAGTTTCGCCCGTTTGGTGATTTTGACGGATGCTACTGGGGATGGGAAATTGATGGCGAGCCATACACCCACGCAGAAGGTACCCAATGGGAATGGTGGCGTGCAAGAATGTTGGGCGGCCGTACCAACCACTGGGGCAGAATTTCGCTGCGGTTTGGTCCTAAAGATTTCAAACGCAAAAGTATTGACGGCCTTGGAGATGACTGGCCAATCAGTTACGACGATGTAAAACCTTATTACGACAAGATCGATAAAATGCTCGGTGTATTTGGCACCAATGAAGGGTTGGAAAATGATCCCGATGGTTTTTTCCTGCCGCCGCCAAAACCCCGTTTGCATGAACTCTTCATTAAAAAGGCAGCAGGTAACATCGGTGTTCCTGTTATTCCTTCACGCCTTTCCATACTGACAAAGAAGATCAACAATGAACGTGGCGAATGCTTCTTCTGTGCACAGTGTGGCAGAAGCTGTAAAGCCTATGCAGATTTCTCTTCTTCTTCAGCATTGGTTATCCCGGCTTTAAAAACCGGCAACCTCGATGTATTACCCCACGCAATGGTGCGTGAAGTAATGACCAATAAAGATGGCCTGGCCACTGGTGTATCTTATGTAAATACACTGGATATGCAGGAGTACCAGATAGAAGGAAGAACAGTTATTCTTGCAGCCAGTGCCTGCGAAAGTGCCCGTTTATTATTGAATTCCAAATCTGCCCGTCACCAGAACGGGCTTGCCAACAGCAGTGGTGTGGTAGGTAAATACCTGCACGATTCTACCGGTGCCGATATGGGTGGTATCATCCCTGAACTCTTTGACCGCAAACGCTACAACGAAGATGGGGTAGGTGGCATGCACGTTTATACACCATGGTGGCTCGACAATAAAAAACTTGATTTCCCACGCGGCTACCATATTGAATACGGCGGAGGTTTTGGGCAGCCTGTGTATGGTTTCCAATGGGGTATAGAAAACCTTAATGGTACCTATAAAGTAAAGGGTAAACAAAAAGAGGCCGGTGGTTACGGCGCTTCACTTAAAGAAGATTACCGTTTCTTCTTCGGGTCGCATGTGGGCATGGCAGGCAGGGGAGAGGCCATTGCTTTTGAACATAACCTTTGCGAGATAGATCCGAACGTGGTGGATAAATACGGTATTCCTGTTCTGCGTTTCAATGTTAAGCCGTCTGAGTACGAGATCAAGCAGGCTAAACACATGAAAGAAACCTTTACAGAAATACTGCACTCCATGGGTGCTGTTATAACATGGGGTGGAGATGATGGCCCGGAAAACAATTATGGTTTACATGCACCGGGCAATATTATTCATGAAGCCGGCACCGTTCGCATGGGCAGTGATCCGCGTAAGTCTGCCTTGAACAAATGGGCGCAGGCGCACGATTGCAAAAATGTATTCTGCGTAGATGGTGGTCAGTTCGTTTCCCAGGCAGATAAAAATATTACCTGGACGATCCTTGCGCTTTCTATGCGTACAAGCGAGTATATCGTGGATGAAATGAAGAAAAAGAACCTGTAA